TAAGGCGATTGCCCTTGTAGCTGGCGGTCGTTTTCCTGACCTGCAAAACCAGTCAGTACATTACTTTTGATTACAGAGGCATTGAAAACCATAGTAAGGTTATCTACAAAAGATGCCGGCGTAATTCCTTTCAATGATTTACGGAATTCAACTTCTGCACCGGTGGTATAAGCAGATTCTGCATTATCCACATAGAATGAGATTCCTGAACCTGCATAGCGAATACGTGCCTCGATCGGGTTTGTGAAATGTTTGTAGAAAGCAGCAACCGAGATCAATTCTCCATCCTTAGGATAGAACTCGTAGCGCAAATCCAGATTCTGGATCGAAGGTGTTTTCAGGTTGGGGTTACCTACCCTTGATACGTCGAAGTTAAAGTCATAATAAGTAAAAGGAGCGAGTTCTCTGAATTCCGGACGGTTCACTGATACCGAGTAAGCCAGCCTGATCAATGATTTTTCTGTAAAATTGAAAGCAAGGTTGGCAGAAGGTAGGTAGCGCAGGATCGGGTTGTCAACTTTTACACGATCTCCTGATCCTCTCTGGCGGCTTTGTAATTTTTGCTCGTTATGCTCAACACGCAAGCCGACAGATGCATTGAATTTCTTGGTGAAAGGAATGTATGCGCCTACATATCCTGCCATTAAAGTATTCTGAGCCTTGTATCTATCGTCAAAGTTGGTTCTTTCAGCGTAGTATAGCTGATTCGCTCCGATGTTTTGAGCCCCGAAAAGCTGGCCGGGAGCCTGATCCAATACTTCCTGTGAAACGCCACCTGAGTTTGTCAGGTTAAACCAGCGTGCTTTGAATGAGCGGTCTTTGTATTCACTGTAACCACCTGCACGAAGTTTTATCTGCATGCTTTCTTCGTCGTCATAATCGCGTCTTCTGAAACGGTGTTCAAAGTCCGCCCGGAAAGAGCTGGTGTATTCATCTAATGTTGAGTAAAATCTTGCACCTCTTGTTAAGCTTGCATTGCTACCAGGTACCAATTCCACTTTAAATGGATCATTAGTTCCAATCGTGCGGCTTGAAATAAAACGTCGGTAGTCAGGTTCGTCGCGGTGGGTAAACCCGAATGCGCCAAGCCATTTCAATGTGGTTCTAGCGCCCAACTCGTGCGTACCGCCCAACTGTCCTGAATAAATGCTTTTAGACTCGTAACGGAAGGCGTAGTTGCGTACTTCGGTACCATTGTCATTATTGATACCCTGGCGGTAGTTGGTTTCTTTGGTAGACAGCTGGTTGAAAAGGTTTCTGAACTCAATTTTGTGATTAGGGTTCAAAATCAACGCCCAGTTGGACATCAGTCCCAATCTTACATTTTGCTGATAAAGCTCATCCTTGTATGAAGTAAGGATTTCAGACGCCTTTTTGTCCTTGTCGTAGCTTAGGTAGCGAAACTGGGTAGTTGGTAAAAACTGATGGGTAGAGGAATAGTTCAGATTATTGAATGTCGTCAGTTTTGCATCTCCCAGCTGGAATTTCTGATTGTACCCGATTGAACCTCTCAAATCTGGCGTAACAGATTTGGACTGTACATCGTAGAACTCCGGAAGCTTGCGGAAAGCATTGAGCGTAGCATCCGAAGGTGTGTTCTCACGCTGCAATGTCGAGGTCTTTGGGAATTTTGATGGAAGAATGCGGTCAACCGATCCAAAGCCCAACCAATCCAGGGAAGTTCCTTTGTAATCATTCACTTTCTGGAATGTGGTATTGCTGCGATATCCTGTGTTCAGACTGATTGAAAAACCGTTTTCGTCAGGAATCGTTTTGGTGTAAATTTTAATGATACCTCCCGCAAATTCACCCGGAAGTTCAGGAGCACCGGATTTGTAGATCATCATTCTATCGATGGCCGTACTTGGGATCAGGTCAAACGAAAATGATTTAACGTCTACTTCGGTAGAAGGCGTGATCGCATCATTCAACATTACCGTGTTATAACGCTCGTTCAATCCGCGAATGATCACAAACCGGTCGTCTTGAATAGAAACACCTGGTACGCGGCGTATAACTTGTGAAGCGTCACGATCTTGTGACTTCTGGATTTGCTGAGCTGAAATACCTACGGCAATCTGCTCAGCCTGCTTGATTTCGGTGATGACGGAAACGTCAGTGAAAGACTGGCGCTGGCCTACGATCTTAACCTCTTCAAGGTTAGCAACGTCCTCTTCAATAGTGGTATTAATGAGTACGGCCTGATTGGGATAAACCGTAACTGCGATCTCTTTGGCCTTGTAAGAAACGTAACTTACAATGATCGTCTGCGGTCCTGTTTTAATGTTCTGTATTTCGAAGTTACCTTCAATGTCGGTTGCTGTTCCAATTGGTGGAGTCGAACCTTTGAGAACGACACTTGCACCGATGACCGCTTCTTTGGTTTTAAAATCTACGATAGTGCCTTTAATGGATCCTGTCTGGCCGAAGGCGAGCGTTGAAGCTAACAGGAGGAAAAAAATGGAGGTAATTTTTAAATTCATTTTCTGTGTCAGAATTATTTTCGACACAAAAGTAGATCGCCAATGTTACCCCAATGTTAAGCCTATATTATGGCTCAGTTATTTCGGAAAATGCTTTTTTGTTAAAGATCAGGCACTTATTCAATAATTCCTTGTCCTTTTTCGGCTTCGAAATCGTCGAGGTCGTGCACAAAACCGTTGATGACTGCATATTTTACTTTACCTGCTTTTTTGAGAATAAAGGTGGCTGTGGCACCCAGTCCCGGTGTTCCGGTAGGCACCGGCTGACCTGCGCGTAGCACATGCAGAGGTGCTGTTGTGAAGTAAAGTCCGAGTGCGCGGGTGTTGGAATCCGCTGCCAGCCGCACGTAGGTATAACCCTCACGCAGGAGGCTTTTCGCATTGAGCTTGCTAATCTCACTAACGTTTTTGTAGGTGGTAGGATGCACTTTTCCTTTTTCAATGGTCAGCCCGGTAGCATCGAGCTCCTGGCTGCCGTACTGCGGATGCAGGTCGCCAAAGTCTTCGATTTTGCTGTAATAGAAAAATTTGGAAGCATTGGCATAATTTACCTCACTCCGGTTAATGCCAAGATCGGCGGTAAACGACTTTCCGGATTGCTTGACAGTCGCATTGCGTACCACCAGATCATAGACCCATCGTCCGTTTTCGGGAATATCGTAGTACTCTTCCCGGTTTTCTTTGGTCAAAGAATTGTCGGAGATTTTTCCCAAAGCTGATAAAATAGCCATGAAGTTCAGCTGGCGGATGTACTGTTTTTCAGGGTCACCTACATAGCCACCCGATTCAATGAGTACTAGTGTTGTACCCCATTTCTGCACATTATCGCCAAATCCTCGCGGTTCGTGATCGTCGCTATACCGTGCTACCTGTCCGGGAATGTACTTTTGAAGTACTTTATTCATGCCAACAATGAGCTGCATGGAGCGTTCGCGCACCGGATTGATCGAAAGTTCGTAATCGTAGGAAGTGGCAAGGAATGATATGGTGGCCACTTTGGGGCTGCGGCCTGCGGAATAGCGCGGGCTTTGGTCATGCAAGTTGAAGCCGAAGTCAGGTTTCAGTTTATCCACCAATCCTTTTAAAATAACTGCTTCCGGTGTTTGCCGTGCCGCTGCATCACGGTTCATATCAATCCCCTGCATGGTCCGCCGTTGGTAGCGTTCAGCACCATCCGGATTGAGCATTGGAACAAAATATAATGTCGTATTCTCTAATAAATCTTTGCGGAAACTATCGAAGCCGTCATTTTTGCCTTCCAGGAAATTGAAAATATCGAAGGTAGCCATGGTAGCAGTAGGCTCGTCACCGTGCATTTGGGACCATAGCAATACTTTTCTCTTGCCGGTACCGACCTTGATCATCTGAATGGCGCGTCCTTCGAACGATTCGCCGACTTGCTCAATCTGGTAAAGTGGCTTGCCCTGGCGTTTGGAAATCAGGGGTAGTATATCTTTTTGCTTGAAGCGTCTTTGGGTAAGAGAAACTTCGCGGTAGGTTTCATGTACATTAAAAAGCCGGCGCGCGAGGTCCTCTGTTTGTGCCTGCGATGGAAAGGAGATCAAGG
The genomic region above belongs to Dyadobacter pollutisoli and contains:
- a CDS encoding M14 family zinc carboxypeptidase; amino-acid sequence: MRKFISQLFFLLITLISFPSQAQTEDLARRLFNVHETYREVSLTQRRFKQKDILPLISKRQGKPLYQIEQVGESFEGRAIQMIKVGTGKRKVLLWSQMHGDEPTATMATFDIFNFLEGKNDGFDSFRKDLLENTTLYFVPMLNPDGAERYQRRTMQGIDMNRDAAARQTPEAVILKGLVDKLKPDFGFNLHDQSPRYSAGRSPKVATISFLATSYDYELSINPVRERSMQLIVGMNKVLQKYIPGQVARYSDDHEPRGFGDNVQKWGTTLVLIESGGYVGDPEKQYIRQLNFMAILSALGKISDNSLTKENREEYYDIPENGRWVYDLVVRNATVKQSGKSFTADLGINRSEVNYANASKFFYYSKIEDFGDLHPQYGSQELDATGLTIEKGKVHPTTYKNVSEISKLNAKSLLREGYTYVRLAADSNTRALGLYFTTAPLHVLRAGQPVPTGTPGLGATATFILKKAGKVKYAVINGFVHDLDDFEAEKGQGIIE
- a CDS encoding TonB-dependent receptor; the encoded protein is MNLKITSIFFLLLASTLAFGQTGSIKGTIVDFKTKEAVIGASVVLKGSTPPIGTATDIEGNFEIQNIKTGPQTIIVSYVSYKAKEIAVTVYPNQAVLINTTIEEDVANLEEVKIVGQRQSFTDVSVITEIKQAEQIAVGISAQQIQKSQDRDASQVIRRVPGVSIQDDRFVIIRGLNERYNTVMLNDAITPSTEVDVKSFSFDLIPSTAIDRMMIYKSGAPELPGEFAGGIIKIYTKTIPDENGFSISLNTGYRSNTTFQKVNDYKGTSLDWLGFGSVDRILPSKFPKTSTLQRENTPSDATLNAFRKLPEFYDVQSKSVTPDLRGSIGYNQKFQLGDAKLTTFNNLNYSSTHQFLPTTQFRYLSYDKDKKASEILTSYKDELYQQNVRLGLMSNWALILNPNHKIEFRNLFNQLSTKETNYRQGINNDNGTEVRNYAFRYESKSIYSGQLGGTHELGARTTLKWLGAFGFTHRDEPDYRRFISSRTIGTNDPFKVELVPGSNASLTRGARFYSTLDEYTSSFRADFEHRFRRRDYDDEESMQIKLRAGGYSEYKDRSFKARWFNLTNSGGVSQEVLDQAPGQLFGAQNIGANQLYYAERTNFDDRYKAQNTLMAGYVGAYIPFTKKFNASVGLRVEHNEQKLQSRQRGSGDRVKVDNPILRYLPSANLAFNFTEKSLIRLAYSVSVNRPEFRELAPFTYYDFNFDVSRVGNPNLKTPSIQNLDLRYEFYPKDGELISVAAFYKHFTNPIEARIRYAGSGISFYVDNAESAYTTGAEVEFRKSLKGITPASFVDNLTMVFNASVIKSNVLTGFAGQENDRQLQGQSPYLINAGVYYNDANRGWQVNALYNVVGRRIFLVGDKELQPTVYEMPRNVIDLNVIKAVGEHLEFKLGIQDLLNQRFRLIQDSNLDKKITNADESYQSYRRGSYSTIGVTYKF